The Funiculus sociatus GB2-C1 DNA window CGGGTTGCGGAGCCTACCTGTCGCCGCCCTCCACGATGGTAAAGGATTTCTGATAGAAAAATACAGCGTCGGCTTGATGCCCAGTCTTAGTCTCACCGATACTCGTTACCGCGACATCAAAAATTCCCAAGTTTTGGCAATGGGTGCTGCCAAATTTACCACGCAAAACCCCTTACCAGCAGTTCCAGCAGAATTATCCATCATCGCTGATACTCTGTGGTCAGGCAAATTTTTCCTGAACGAAGCTTTCACCCTAAATAATCTCAAGGCACAGCGCCAAAAACAACCCTTCGGAATTGTACACTTAGGCACTCACGCAGAATTTAAACCAGGCGCTCCCAGCAACTCCTACATCCAGCTTTGGGACACTCAGCTGCGATTAGACCAGATGCGGCAGCTCGGCTGGAACGATCCCCCAGTAGAATTATTAGTGCTAAGCGCCTGTCGTACAGCTTTGGGAGATGAACAAGCAGAGTTAGGTTTTGCCGGATTAGCAGTGCAAGCTGGAGTGAAATCAGCGCTGGCTTCTTTATGGTACGTGTCAGATGAAGGTACTTTGGGGCTGATGAGTAACTTTTATGAGGAATTGAAAAAAGCCCCGATTAAAGCAGAAGCGCTACGTAGGACTCAGCTGGCAATGCTCAAAGGGCAAGTACGCCTTGAGGGTGGTCAAATCCGCACTTCTAATGGCTACTTCCCCTTGCCAACGTCTCTTGTTTCTAGGGGAGACGAAAACTTTCAGCATCCCTACTACTGGGCAGCTTTTACAATGATTGGCAACCCTTGGTAGGGGCGGGATGGTGTAAATACCAGGCGCTACTCGCGCGATCGCTCTTTCCCCTGGAGGAAGCGATCGCGGTTTGCTAGAATTCTAGCCAATCGAATCTCCGAATTATTTGTCTTGAGTGGTGGCGACACTCGGCGCGGTTGAATCACAGAAGTCCCCAATCCCTAGTCAACATCAAACATACGCTCAGGCGCTGGTAGTTCTACCAAAGGATAGTTGCGCCCAGACTAAAGAGTCAGTATAATCACCCTTGGTACGGATAGCCAAGCAGCCTAAACTCAGCAAGGTGGGAAGTATGATTTTTCCCTATCCCTGGTGACAGCGACCTTGAGGATGATTGGCAACCCCCAGATACAGGTCTGGAAGGGGACATCTCTAAAGCAACTTAATTTTAGTAAATACATATTTTAAAGTTATATCCACTTCCTTTAGGAAATAAATGTCTTCCTAAGTGTATATACCTAAATAAATAAAACTATAGTAACACATCTTATTAAGATTAATATGTTAAAAATATGGTTAGGATACTTTCGCAGGATAGTCTGGAAAACAAGAGAGATAGTATTATCTCTGTGGCAGTTAATTAAAAGTTTACCAGCCATCTACTACCTAATAGTGCCAGAAAGACTCGGTGCAATCTTACCAAATTTCTGGTTTCCTGCTACCCGCAAGCCGTTGGGGTAACAGTTCCAGATTCTGAAACGAGTCGGGTGTTTCTTTGCAGGAATTAGTAAGATGAAAGTCGGTGTTTGCTCAATCAGCTTTTTGCTGAAAGCCAAAAATCAAGTAGGGAAGGAAACAGGAAAAGGGCTAAGATACCTAATTTTGCCTTTAGCGTTGAGCTTTTTGCCTGTAAGCAGCCCTATGGGGATAAAATTAGCGATCGCGCAGCCACAACCGATCGTACCTGATGCGGACACTGGCACCCAAGTCAACACCAATGGCGATCGCTTTGACATCACAGGCGGCAAAGTTTCCAACGATCAAACGAACCTTTTCCACAGCTTTACCCAGTTTGGTCTGGATGCGAACCAAATTGCCAATTTTATATCGCTACCAGGAATTCAAAATATATTAGGTCGCGTCACAGGTGGTAACGCTTCCGTAATTAACGGGATTATACAGGTAACAAATGGCAACGCCAACCTCTTCCTGATGAACCCAGCAGGAATTGTGTTTGGCTCAGGAGCAAGCCTGAATGTCCCAGCCAGCTTTACGGCTACCACTGCCACAGGAATAGGCTTTGGTGACAACTGGTTAAGTGCATATGGTAATAATAACTACGCAGCCCTGAATGGGAATCCCAACGCCTTTGCCTTCACCAACGCTCAGCCTGGTGCGATTGTCAACGCAGGGCAGTTGAGCGTACCACTAGGAAAAGATATAGCCTTACTCGGCGGCACTGTAGTAAACACGGGAAACCTGCAAGCACCAGAGGGTAATATCACCGTGACAGCCGTACCAGGTAAAAACATGGTACGTCTGAGCCAACCAGGGAATGTACTGAGTTTAGAAGTTCAACCGCTTCCCCCATCTGTTCCCATCGCCCCATCCCCCTCGGTAGCACCCTCGCTTCCCCAGTTGTTAACTGGAGGTGGTGGGGTTAATGCCACAGGGCTAACAGTCAATAGCAGTGGTCAAGTGGTGCTAACAGGTTCTAACATTAGCATTCCCACAGAACCAGGAGTAGTGATCGCCTCCGGCAATCTCAATGTTTCCGGACAAACGGGCGGCAAAGTGCAAATTCTAGGCAACCAAGTTGGGCTGGTAGGTGCAAATATAAACGCCTCTGGCACAAATGGCGGTGGAAGCGTGTTAATCGGCGGCGACTATCAAGGTAAAGGTACAGTACCAAACGCCGAACGCACCTATATTGATAGCACTTCTACAATTAATGCCAACAGTCTTCTTAACGGAGATGGTGGGCGTGTCATCGTCTGGGCAGATCAAGCTACAGAGTTTTTTGGCAACATCAGCGCCCGTGGTGGCGATAATTCAGGTAATGGCGGCTTTGTCGAAGTATCAGGCAAGATAAACCTGAATTTCAAAGGCACAGTCGATACCCAAGCACCGAAAGGTACTATGGGAACCTTGCTACTAGATCCAGTAGACATCAAAATCAACAGCGGCAGCGGTGACGGTGCGGCGGACGGAACGAACACATTTGCAGGCGATCCTTCCGGCACTACTGCTCGCATACTCTCTGGCGACCCCGGACCTACAATCATCTACGAGTCAGAACTAGAGGGTATTTCTGGCAGTACCAACATAAGTCTACAAGCCAGTAACAATATTACAATCGAGAAATTAACAGATAACGCTTTGACCTTTGATCCTGGCACAGGAAGGATCTCCTTTACGGCGGGTGGAGCTTTTTCTATGGATCGAGGAGACACCATTGTTGCCGAGGGTAGAACTGTATCAATTTCAGGAGCAACAGGTGTAACCGTTGGAAATATAGATACTTCAGCTAAGAGCCAAGGCAATGCTGGAGGTGTATCTTTGACATCCAGCTCCGGCAACATCATCGCCGGGAATATAATCACAAGCGATCAAGGCCCCGGTAATGCAGGTTCTGTAAATTTAACTGCCAGAAGCAACATTAGCGCAGGCGATATAACAACCGCAGATCAAAGCCAAGGCAATGCTGGTTCAATAACGGTTTTGTCAACTGGCGGCACCATTAACGTCGGCAACTTAGATGCAAGCGAGCAGGGACCGGGTGATTCGGGTGCTGTGAATCTCACCGCCTCTGGAAACATTACACATAAAACTATAGATCAGTCTGAGCAGGGGCCGGGCGATGCGGCAGCTTCGGCTAACGTAAGACCAACAACAGGTACTAATACCAATACAGGCAACACGGGCGGCAACACAGGGAACACAGGCGGCAACCAAAACCCACCGCCTGGTGGGAATACGGGCGGTAATACAGGGAACACGGGCGGTAGCACAGGGAACACAGGCGGCAACCAAAACCCACCGCCTGGTGGGGATACAGGCGGTAATACAGGGAACACGGGCGGTAGCACAGGGAACACAGGCGGCAACCAAAACCCACCGCCTGGTGGGGATACAGGCGGCAATACAGGGAACACGGGCGGTAGCACAGGGAACACAGGCGGCAACCAAAACCCACCGGGGGGGAACCAAAACCCGTCGGGCGGAGGCAGCACAGGTGGTGACACAGGTGGCAGTACAGGTGGCACGGGCAGCACAGGTGGTGACACAGGTGGTAGCACAGGTGGTAGCACAGGTGGCACGGGC harbors:
- a CDS encoding CHAT domain-containing protein translates to MKVGVCSISFLLKAKNQVGKETGKGLRYLILPLALSFLPVSSPMGIKLAIAQPQPIVPDADTGTQVNTNGDRFDITGGKVSNDQTNLFHSFTQFGLDANQIANFISLPGIQNILGRVTGGNASVINGIIQVTNGNANLFLMNPAGIVFGSGASLNVPASFTATTATGIGFGDNWLSAYGNNNYAALNGNPNAFAFTNAQPGAIVNAGQLSVPLGKDIALLGGTVVNTGNLQAPEGNITVTAVPGKNMVRLSQPGNVLSLEVQPLPPSVPIAPSPSVAPSLPQLLTGGGGVNATGLTVNSSGQVVLTGSNISIPTEPGVVIASGNLNVSGQTGGKVQILGNQVGLVGANINASGTNGGGSVLIGGDYQGKGTVPNAERTYIDSTSTINANSLLNGDGGRVIVWADQATEFFGNISARGGDNSGNGGFVEVSGKINLNFKGTVDTQAPKGTMGTLLLDPVDIKINSGSGDGAADGTNTFAGDPSGTTARILSGDPGPTIIYESELEGISGSTNISLQASNNITIEKLTDNALTFDPGTGRISFTAGGAFSMDRGDTIVAEGRTVSISGATGVTVGNIDTSAKSQGNAGGVSLTSSSGNIIAGNIITSDQGPGNAGSVNLTARSNISAGDITTADQSQGNAGSITVLSTGGTINVGNLDASEQGPGDSGAVNLTASGNITHKTIDQSEQGPGDAAASANVRPTTGTNTNTGNTGGNTGNTGGNQNPPPGGNTGGNTGNTGGSTGNTGGNQNPPPGGDTGGNTGNTGGSTGNTGGNQNPPPGGDTGGNTGNTGGSTGNTGGNQNPPGGNQNPSGGGSTGGDTGGSTGGTGSTGGDTGGSTGGSTGGTGSTGGDTGGSTGGTGSTGGDTGGSTGGSTGGTGSTGGDTGGSTGGTGSTGGDTGGTGNTGGSTGGNTGGGTGASSGNTDSSTGGTGGTGGNQGSGSTGGNQGSGSSTDSSNGGTGSTGGTGSNSGSGTGGTTTNKPSSGGSKTDAGSDRASSGDGQASSGDGQASSGDGQTDQAGRPLNSSQEANSSPKQSVQANVPSVSDRSGDSISALDESYTRQFEQYLGLDAQPRITTLADAQANLQKIEQATGVKPALIYIAFVPQTAAPSGTANAVMEQSNKPETQQQSSSPSTVTQIRTVHDNDQLELMVVTSDGVPIRKRVDGTMRSQVLNIANKFRSQVINPRKQNGYLAPAQQLYKWLIAPIAADLQQQGIQNLVFIPDTGLRSIPMAALHDGQKFLVQNYSVGMMPSLSLTDTTHKDIKNSQVLAMGMAKFPNHSPLPAVPLELASITPNLWKGKSFLNDTFTLKNLKSQRSSSQPFAIVHLATHAEFEFGPPSKSYIQLWDTKLRLDQLRQMGWNDPPVELLVLSACRTALGSEQAEMGFAGLAIQAGVKSALGSLWYVNDAGTLGLMTNFYEQLKETPTKAQALREAQIAMLNGKIRIEGNQMVTLKGNMVLPPELSRQGSKSLAHPYYWAAFTIIGNPW